In Candidatus Nomurabacteria bacterium, a genomic segment contains:
- a CDS encoding DUF4012 domain-containing protein → MLHSSKSNSTEGVPQQNVLDLRKMLQRPKPAPEVKKKPVQKIVKEQLSSLRPTHFSIEKPKVSMRLPQVSFVYFRRLPGHWRSVLVFAAIALLLLSPMLLSGPVRRLHTAKGEVLAASTQAYAFLQTAGDEASQFEFSKAEDAFNQALSQFQDAQNSFDGIGGSLKTILRIMPFTGSSVTTGEALLTAGQSIARAGQRFSQAAQVLTEQTSQLDPNVEQGTNLQEIFQVLPPALDDISSDIDVALAAIKKVDPKQVPESYRDALEQVRSQLPSFYVAFHRVQSSVHVLSTLFSSGEEKQYALVFQNSNELRPTGGFMGSWALISVRDGRVKVLEVPGRGFLDLNFGSDAPYVPPEPLQLVNPTWQIQDANWWPDFPSSAEKINWFYERARGYQLDGIIAMTPAVVEDLLSLTGSIELPDYDLQVDAESFRTGLQEAVEVTYDKELNQPKQVVGALLPKLLESVFALPTKDLLQVASVLTDSLAHRDILLYSKDVDLQNEIRDLGWAGEVLSAPHDYLQVVEANIGGGKTDGMMQQDISHEVSIQSDGSLEVHLTLHRRNLGDPNDEWTGVKNVSYLRFYVPEGSRFLSAEGFTAIGPGRQQRVPSDAQSDPTSAGLEQIDAEDALSHTQISHGFAKTIFGNWLELGPGEEVTATISYQLPFTWDDVRKDGYSLYVQQQAGTSQRTLLSSFSFPESFTPNWSSPTGGEVYRLGNSVRFSAPLVMDQSYALSFTKR, encoded by the coding sequence ATGCTACACTCATCCAAATCTAACTCGACCGAAGGCGTCCCACAACAAAATGTGCTTGATTTGCGCAAAATGTTGCAGCGGCCAAAACCAGCGCCAGAAGTAAAGAAAAAACCTGTTCAGAAAATAGTGAAAGAGCAGCTTTCTTCTCTTCGCCCGACTCATTTCTCAATTGAAAAACCAAAGGTGAGCATGCGCTTACCTCAGGTTTCTTTTGTATATTTCCGTCGCCTACCTGGACATTGGCGAAGTGTGCTGGTCTTTGCGGCGATTGCGTTACTTTTACTCAGTCCTATGCTCCTAAGCGGGCCTGTACGTCGTTTACATACAGCGAAAGGTGAAGTTTTAGCTGCCTCCACTCAAGCCTATGCGTTTTTACAAACAGCCGGTGATGAGGCGAGTCAATTTGAGTTTAGCAAGGCTGAGGATGCTTTTAACCAGGCGCTCAGTCAATTTCAAGATGCGCAAAATTCTTTTGATGGTATTGGTGGCTCATTAAAGACGATTTTGCGGATTATGCCTTTTACCGGCTCCTCAGTCACTACTGGTGAAGCGTTGCTGACGGCTGGTCAGTCAATCGCCCGAGCTGGTCAACGCTTTAGCCAGGCGGCGCAGGTGCTGACCGAGCAAACGAGTCAACTTGATCCAAATGTAGAGCAGGGCACAAATTTACAAGAAATTTTTCAAGTACTTCCCCCGGCTTTAGATGATATTAGCAGTGACATCGATGTTGCGCTGGCAGCAATTAAAAAGGTTGATCCAAAGCAGGTACCAGAATCATATCGAGATGCGCTTGAGCAAGTGCGAAGTCAGCTGCCGAGTTTTTATGTAGCATTCCATCGAGTTCAATCAAGTGTTCATGTGCTATCTACACTCTTCTCTAGCGGCGAAGAAAAGCAATACGCTCTCGTCTTTCAAAATAGTAATGAGCTACGCCCGACCGGTGGCTTCATGGGGAGCTGGGCGCTTATCAGTGTACGGGATGGCCGAGTAAAGGTGCTTGAAGTGCCAGGGCGGGGTTTCCTCGACTTAAATTTTGGAAGCGATGCACCGTATGTGCCACCTGAGCCTCTCCAGCTCGTTAATCCGACTTGGCAAATTCAAGACGCGAATTGGTGGCCAGATTTTCCTAGCTCGGCCGAGAAAATTAATTGGTTCTACGAGCGGGCAAGAGGATACCAGCTTGATGGCATTATTGCCATGACACCAGCAGTCGTAGAGGATTTACTTAGCTTAACCGGCTCAATTGAGTTACCTGACTATGATTTGCAGGTTGATGCCGAGAGCTTCCGCACCGGTTTACAAGAGGCAGTTGAAGTGACCTATGATAAGGAGTTGAACCAGCCGAAGCAAGTTGTTGGAGCATTATTGCCCAAGCTGCTTGAATCAGTTTTTGCGCTGCCAACCAAGGATTTACTACAGGTCGCATCAGTCTTAACCGATTCATTGGCTCATCGAGATATTTTACTTTATAGCAAAGATGTTGACTTACAGAACGAAATTCGCGACTTAGGTTGGGCTGGGGAGGTGTTATCGGCGCCGCATGATTATCTTCAAGTGGTCGAAGCGAACATCGGGGGTGGCAAGACCGATGGCATGATGCAGCAAGATATTTCCCATGAAGTAAGTATCCAATCTGATGGAAGTCTAGAAGTGCACCTAACCTTGCACCGGCGTAATCTCGGCGATCCAAATGACGAGTGGACTGGTGTGAAAAATGTCTCGTACTTGCGTTTCTATGTGCCAGAGGGAAGTCGTTTCTTAAGCGCTGAGGGATTTACTGCGATTGGTCCAGGGCGTCAGCAACGCGTACCCTCTGATGCACAAAGCGATCCGACGAGTGCTGGGCTCGAGCAAATTGATGCAGAGGATGCGCTTTCCCATACGCAGATAAGTCATGGCTTTGCTAAGACAATATTTGGTAATTGGCTTGAATTAGGCCCTGGTGAAGAAGTAACTGCAACAATAAGCTATCAACTACCGTTTACTTGGGATGATGTGCGTAAGGATGGATATAGCCTCTATGTTCAACAACAAGCCGGGACGAGTCAGCGTACATTACTAAGTAGTTTTAGTTTTCCTGAATCATTTACTCCAAACTGGTCTAGTCCGACCGGTGGAGAGGTATATCGCCTCGGAAATTCGGTGCGCTTTTCTGCTCCTTTAGTAATGGATCAGAGTTATGCGCTTTCTTTTACTAAGCGCTAG
- the murJ gene encoding murein biosynthesis integral membrane protein MurJ: MSGRWQRIQTSLTGGALLIAAASLVSKVLGFVRDRLLAAQFGAGDTLDAYYAAFKLPDLIFNVLVLGALSAAFIPVFIERWQKCQTEEEKQQAWHIANSVLNILLIILAVLSVLLILFAPWLVPFLAPGFPEEKMRLTVQLTQIMLGSILFFGVSNVFSGLLNAFRRFAAYAMAPIFYNVGIIVGITAFYSWWGIPGLAWGVVLGAALHMLVQIPAVFHTGYRYSTALDMRDPAVKKIMRLILPRTLGLAVNQLNNVVITIIGSTLAAGSVAIFNFANNLQSFPIGLVGVSLAVAAFPYFSEAFSQQDKEKFVTHFSITLRRIVFFIVPAAVLILLLRAHIVRVVLGAGEFDWEATYLTAQTLGYFAVSLVAQSLLPMLARSFYADQDTSTPVKIAVVSLLVNVALSIWLAPQHGILGLAAAFSVANVVNMLLLLAVLRVRHGNLDDERIIRSTINILLASAVMALVTWISLRAFLPGINNRTFIGIFLQGAIAGSIGILVYLGIAITFRFDEVHLVTTRLQRIWQQLRAVLRNGGKWKQGAE, from the coding sequence ATGAGTGGTCGCTGGCAACGAATTCAAACATCACTAACTGGCGGAGCCTTGCTGATTGCAGCGGCTTCTTTAGTGAGTAAGGTATTAGGCTTTGTTCGTGACAGGCTTTTGGCTGCTCAATTTGGCGCAGGTGATACGCTTGATGCGTACTATGCAGCGTTTAAGCTTCCGGACTTAATATTTAATGTGCTGGTGCTCGGCGCCTTATCAGCAGCTTTCATCCCTGTTTTTATCGAGCGTTGGCAAAAATGTCAGACCGAAGAAGAAAAACAGCAAGCGTGGCATATTGCAAATTCGGTTTTAAATATTTTGCTGATTATTCTGGCGGTCCTTAGCGTGCTCTTGATACTTTTCGCGCCGTGGTTAGTACCGTTTTTGGCTCCTGGATTTCCTGAAGAGAAGATGCGTCTAACTGTGCAGCTGACGCAGATCATGCTCGGTTCGATTCTTTTCTTCGGGGTGAGTAATGTGTTTAGCGGCCTATTAAACGCTTTTCGACGATTTGCTGCGTATGCTATGGCGCCGATTTTTTACAACGTCGGCATCATCGTCGGTATCACCGCGTTTTATAGCTGGTGGGGCATCCCAGGTTTAGCCTGGGGGGTTGTGTTAGGTGCGGCATTGCACATGCTTGTACAAATTCCGGCCGTCTTTCACACGGGTTATCGCTATTCCACCGCACTTGATATGCGCGATCCAGCAGTGAAAAAAATAATGCGCCTTATTTTGCCGCGAACTTTAGGCCTAGCAGTAAACCAATTGAACAATGTTGTCATTACCATCATTGGGTCAACTCTGGCAGCGGGCTCGGTCGCCATTTTTAATTTTGCAAACAATTTACAAAGCTTTCCCATTGGCTTAGTCGGAGTTTCGCTTGCTGTGGCGGCCTTCCCATATTTTTCCGAAGCTTTTTCTCAGCAGGATAAAGAGAAGTTTGTGACGCATTTTTCTATAACCCTACGTCGGATCGTCTTCTTTATCGTGCCGGCCGCTGTCCTCATCCTCTTACTACGTGCGCATATTGTTCGTGTTGTCTTGGGGGCAGGGGAGTTTGATTGGGAGGCAACATATTTAACTGCGCAGACGCTGGGGTATTTCGCAGTCTCACTAGTAGCCCAAAGTTTATTACCAATGTTAGCTCGGTCTTTTTATGCTGATCAGGATACAAGCACTCCGGTAAAAATCGCTGTGGTCAGTCTCTTGGTCAACGTCGCTTTATCGATCTGGTTGGCGCCTCAGCACGGAATACTTGGTTTGGCTGCTGCATTTTCCGTAGCCAATGTGGTGAATATGCTGCTCTTATTGGCAGTGCTTCGGGTACGGCATGGAAATCTCGATGACGAGAGAATAATCCGATCGACTATTAATATTTTACTCGCCTCAGCAGTGATGGCCTTGGTTACCTGGATAAGTTTGCGCGCATTTTTACCTGGAATTAACAATCGGACCTTTATCGGCATCTTCTTGCAAGGGGCAATAGCGGGCAGTATTGGTATTCTTGTATATTTGGGAATTGCCATCACTTTCCGTTTTGATGAGGTGCATCTTGTCACAACACGTCTGCAGCGGATTTGGCAACAATTGAGAGCTGTGCTAAGAAACGGTGGTAAGTGGAAACAGGGAGCAGAATAA
- the lepA gene encoding elongation factor 4, with protein MNSADKQIRNFSIIAHIDHGKSTLADRFLELTGTVDARHMRAQYLDRMDLERERGITIKLKPIQMQYKGYTLNLIDTPGHVDFTYEVSRSLAAVEGVILIVDATQGVEAQTVANLYLALQQDLQIIPVMNKIDLPNADVPRVRQELAQLIGVDPESILAVSAKTGEGVEAVLERIIAEVPAPKGTLDAPTQALIFDSYFDDYRGVISSVRVVNGAIRSNEDIRFLATKTQTKALEVGHFGMEFQPKPEIKAGEIGYIVTGLRDIEKAKVGDTISTTKSVATALPGYQAMKPMVFAALYCQSGDEFERLREGIEKLKLNDAALDYIPEHSPALGFGFRCGFLGMLHMEVVEQRLKREFGISVIVSAPSVAYRITTTNKETKDYANPMDWPEANHIVKVEEPWMSVTVVSPNDWIGPVMQAVTDRRGVYKTTEYLEGGRLVLHYEVPLSSLISDFHDTLKSVSQGYASLNYDYLGFREADVTRLDIHVAEEMVDALTMIVNSDEAYREGRRVVDTLKDILPRQQFELKIQALIGGKVIASSRIAPLRKDVTAKLYGGDVTRKRKLLEKQKKGKKRMKTMGRVSIPADAYIKLLRR; from the coding sequence ATGAATTCCGCTGATAAGCAAATTCGAAATTTTAGTATTATCGCTCATATCGATCATGGGAAGTCGACTTTAGCCGATCGATTCTTGGAGTTGACAGGTACAGTAGATGCTCGGCATATGCGAGCTCAGTATCTCGACCGGATGGATTTAGAGCGTGAACGGGGTATTACGATCAAGCTCAAGCCAATTCAGATGCAGTATAAGGGCTATACCCTGAACTTGATTGATACACCAGGTCATGTGGATTTTACCTATGAGGTATCACGTTCCTTAGCAGCTGTTGAGGGGGTAATTCTCATTGTCGATGCGACGCAAGGTGTCGAGGCGCAGACAGTCGCCAATCTTTACTTAGCTTTGCAACAGGATCTACAGATCATTCCGGTTATGAACAAAATTGATCTGCCGAATGCTGATGTGCCGCGGGTGAGGCAGGAATTAGCCCAACTCATCGGTGTGGACCCCGAGTCAATTTTAGCTGTTTCTGCCAAGACGGGGGAAGGTGTCGAAGCAGTACTTGAGCGAATTATTGCTGAAGTGCCAGCACCCAAAGGTACGCTTGATGCACCAACCCAGGCGCTTATTTTTGACTCCTACTTTGATGACTATCGAGGAGTGATTAGCTCGGTGCGAGTGGTCAACGGCGCAATTCGCAGCAATGAGGATATCCGTTTTCTTGCTACCAAAACGCAAACCAAAGCGCTCGAGGTTGGTCACTTTGGCATGGAGTTTCAACCAAAGCCTGAAATAAAAGCCGGCGAGATTGGATATATCGTGACCGGACTGCGTGACATTGAAAAGGCAAAAGTGGGTGATACGATAAGCACCACGAAAAGCGTTGCCACAGCACTGCCGGGATATCAGGCAATGAAGCCAATGGTTTTTGCCGCACTCTATTGCCAATCGGGCGATGAGTTTGAGCGATTGCGCGAAGGAATTGAAAAGTTAAAATTGAACGACGCTGCCTTAGACTACATTCCTGAGCATTCGCCAGCACTAGGTTTTGGTTTTCGCTGTGGTTTCTTAGGCATGCTGCATATGGAAGTGGTAGAGCAGCGTCTGAAGCGAGAATTTGGTATCAGTGTTATTGTGAGCGCCCCATCAGTGGCCTATCGAATCACTACAACAAACAAAGAAACAAAGGATTATGCAAATCCGATGGATTGGCCGGAAGCGAATCACATAGTGAAAGTTGAGGAGCCGTGGATGAGTGTAACCGTCGTCAGTCCAAACGACTGGATAGGCCCGGTCATGCAGGCAGTGACTGATCGGCGCGGGGTGTACAAGACTACCGAGTATCTCGAAGGAGGTCGCTTAGTGTTGCATTATGAAGTGCCTTTATCCTCGTTGATCAGCGATTTTCATGATACACTGAAGAGCGTATCGCAGGGTTATGCTTCTTTAAATTACGATTATTTAGGCTTCCGAGAGGCAGACGTGACTCGATTGGATATCCACGTTGCCGAAGAGATGGTTGATGCGCTCACCATGATTGTGAATAGCGATGAGGCGTATCGAGAAGGTCGACGCGTGGTTGATACCCTCAAGGACATCCTTCCTCGTCAACAGTTTGAACTCAAAATCCAAGCCTTGATTGGCGGTAAGGTGATTGCCTCCAGCCGAATCGCTCCATTGCGCAAAGATGTCACGGCAAAACTCTATGGAGGCGATGTCACTCGTAAGCGTAAACTCTTGGAAAAGCAGAAAAAGGGAAAGAAGCGCATGAAAACCATGGGGCGCGTTTCTATCCCGGCTGATGCTTATATTAAACTGTTGCGGCGTTAA
- a CDS encoding PH domain-containing protein gives MLDSYISKNLKDGETVLRIVKQFPFMVAFRLSLLGIVLLLDFFFLTFFIQRGTWGFLLFCLVLLAVIFFSWRQWYMWSMNVLLITNQRIVDIDQRGFFDRTVSETTYRRIQDVSYSSSGIFATLFHYGRIVIQTAGTQTRIELAYIKNPEHVQDLITHLQDESALTDRAKSQPEEGNHAQEI, from the coding sequence ATGCTCGATTCGTATATTAGCAAAAATTTAAAAGATGGAGAAACGGTCTTGCGGATAGTGAAGCAATTTCCCTTTATGGTGGCATTTCGACTTTCTCTGCTGGGCATTGTGCTGCTGCTCGATTTCTTCTTTTTAACCTTTTTTATACAAAGAGGCACCTGGGGCTTTCTTCTCTTTTGCTTGGTGCTTTTAGCGGTGATTTTTTTCTCATGGCGTCAATGGTACATGTGGTCAATGAATGTTCTGCTCATTACCAACCAGAGGATTGTTGATATTGATCAAAGAGGCTTTTTTGATCGTACGGTTTCTGAGACCACCTATCGACGTATTCAAGATGTGAGTTATTCAAGCTCAGGTATCTTTGCCACACTTTTTCACTATGGCAGGATTGTTATTCAAACTGCAGGCACGCAGACGAGGATTGAATTGGCCTATATTAAGAATCCAGAGCACGTGCAAGATCTGATTACGCATCTTCAGGATGAGAGCGCGCTGACTGATCGAGCAAAAAGTCAGCCAGAGGAGGGGAACCATGCCCAGGAAATCTAA
- a CDS encoding septum formation initiator family protein produces the protein MPRKSKKRQTQQNPLAKTRFVLALALLVLAVISTSIVKELIRRHDVHSELSGLSEEIAALESRNTELGSLLTYLQSSTYHEQEARLKLGLQGQGERVLIVPGSEKTLPDNVNVENAKGTDPQKVQGNPNKWWKWLFLAKD, from the coding sequence ATGCCCAGGAAATCTAAAAAGCGCCAAACGCAACAAAATCCCTTAGCCAAAACTCGCTTTGTGCTAGCTCTTGCTTTACTCGTTCTCGCCGTAATCAGTACCTCAATTGTAAAAGAGCTTATCCGGCGTCACGATGTACATAGTGAGTTATCTGGTTTATCAGAGGAAATTGCAGCCCTAGAGTCACGCAATACTGAGCTGGGCTCGCTTCTGACATATTTGCAAAGCTCGACCTACCATGAACAAGAAGCTCGTCTTAAACTTGGCCTCCAGGGTCAGGGCGAGCGAGTACTTATTGTGCCAGGCTCCGAAAAAACTTTGCCTGACAACGTAAATGTAGAGAATGCAAAAGGTACAGATCCCCAAAAAGTGCAGGGTAATCCAAACAAATGGTGGAAGTGGCTTTTCTTGGCAAAAGATTGA
- a CDS encoding peptidylprolyl isomerase translates to MKKPQLNNLYVKVIGGVLGLFVLLLIVVGLGLYVFDWKVNVVTNVAKTLRYPIVFANSQPISYTAMLEDKATLSHYYKAQSDLSPDLFPEPSDEELTAIVLNKLLSDAMTNQIAHDQGVKVSNADVESEYQSVVSQSGNVETVEQNIRDLYNWDVATFKEKVIRPFLVRSAIQEKLANNNDENAQKRELADAVLARVKNGNEDFGEVAKQFSEDESTASNGGELGFFGQGEMVQPFEDAVSQLEPGEVSDIVETSFGYHIIQLEEKATDDDGNPTYRARHILIRTKSVDDLIDERLKDASVWLLAKGFVWSKDDVQVLPESAL, encoded by the coding sequence ATGAAAAAGCCGCAACTCAACAATCTCTATGTCAAAGTTATCGGAGGCGTCCTCGGACTCTTTGTCTTGTTATTGATTGTGGTTGGTCTTGGTTTGTACGTGTTTGACTGGAAGGTAAATGTAGTCACTAATGTGGCAAAAACACTTCGCTATCCTATTGTCTTTGCGAATAGTCAGCCAATTTCCTACACCGCAATGCTGGAGGATAAGGCGACATTAAGTCATTACTACAAAGCGCAATCAGACCTAAGTCCTGATCTCTTCCCAGAACCAAGTGACGAGGAGTTAACTGCAATTGTGTTAAATAAGCTGCTTAGCGACGCAATGACAAATCAAATTGCGCATGATCAGGGTGTGAAGGTGAGTAACGCTGATGTGGAGTCAGAATACCAAAGCGTTGTTAGTCAATCAGGTAATGTTGAGACTGTAGAGCAAAATATTCGCGATCTATATAATTGGGACGTTGCCACCTTTAAAGAAAAGGTAATTCGACCCTTCCTCGTTCGCTCAGCAATTCAAGAGAAACTGGCGAATAATAACGATGAAAATGCACAAAAGCGTGAGTTAGCTGATGCGGTTTTGGCCAGAGTAAAAAATGGCAATGAAGATTTTGGCGAAGTTGCCAAGCAGTTTAGCGAAGATGAATCAACTGCCAGCAATGGCGGTGAGCTAGGCTTCTTTGGTCAGGGAGAAATGGTGCAGCCATTTGAAGACGCAGTGAGTCAACTTGAGCCAGGTGAAGTCAGCGACATCGTTGAAACGAGCTTTGGCTATCACATCATTCAACTCGAGGAAAAAGCTACGGACGATGATGGTAATCCAACTTATCGAGCCCGCCATATCCTCATCCGCACAAAGAGCGTGGACGACCTCATTGATGAGCGTCTAAAAGATGCCTCAGTATGGTTGCTTGCCAAGGGCTTTGTATGGAGCAAGGATGATGTCCAGGTATTGCCAGAAAGCGCACTATAG
- a CDS encoding alpha/beta fold hydrolase: MAYPIHPKAGDYFLQGGRFGVLLTHGFSGSAYDLRELAEELHTQGWTVLVKRLAGHGTDPRDLAQNGIAEWRASLDEALHTLQEHCDKIAVIGNSFGGNLLTDLALRHPGQVSGIGLLSTPIFTYGEWWKRLVLPMLMRIKFSVKKAWVRYEGKADYLARGSYIEIPLRAYKQFLDFLKISRTEFSQVQIPVIMIYSSRDSVVKPHSAEFIYAALPSKQKRLYWVHDSYHSPLRSNDKSEVFRLLTDFVRSLH, encoded by the coding sequence ATGGCCTATCCGATTCATCCAAAAGCAGGCGATTACTTTTTACAGGGAGGTCGCTTTGGGGTATTGCTTACTCATGGCTTTTCTGGCTCTGCCTATGACCTGCGCGAGTTGGCCGAAGAGCTGCATACTCAAGGCTGGACCGTCTTAGTGAAGAGGTTAGCTGGCCACGGCACTGATCCGCGTGATTTAGCGCAGAATGGGATAGCCGAGTGGCGAGCCTCGCTCGATGAAGCGCTTCATACACTACAAGAACATTGTGACAAAATCGCAGTTATTGGCAATTCATTTGGCGGTAATCTTTTGACTGACCTGGCTCTGCGCCACCCAGGACAAGTATCCGGCATTGGGCTTTTATCAACGCCGATTTTTACCTATGGTGAATGGTGGAAGCGTTTAGTGCTTCCTATGCTTATGCGTATTAAGTTTTCAGTGAAAAAGGCCTGGGTGCGCTACGAGGGTAAGGCTGATTATCTGGCTCGAGGTTCATACATTGAAATTCCGTTGCGTGCCTATAAGCAGTTTCTCGATTTTCTTAAGATCAGCCGCACTGAATTTTCACAGGTGCAGATCCCAGTGATCATGATTTACTCGAGTCGGGACAGCGTTGTAAAACCGCATAGTGCTGAATTTATTTATGCGGCCTTGCCAAGCAAGCAAAAGCGTCTTTATTGGGTACATGACTCCTATCATTCGCCACTTCGCTCAAATGACAAAAGTGAAGTATTTCGACTACTGACAGATTTCGTGCGTTCATTACACTAG
- a CDS encoding serine hydrolase yields the protein MLRRSITSLLVAAMLFSLVPGLGLAQEQNEDMIRLQLDQATVERGYTLHTPSDELIMGIFPGVVHRPARVTMRKGLAEDAMEAPEGMHRVSEIYEFDILTDPIQIFGRDVILALKYHSDTNHKRRAFFWDGNRTRWIPLSSYDVPDQQRVRAFTHLPYSKIAIFEEGGVQEGIASWYRDSQHPLTASSNDYALGTKVRVTNIDNGTSVDVTIRSRGPYVDGRIIDLTYDAFDVIANPGIGVIHVRVEAVDSIAEEQGQEPSSSAPAISASSAIVFDPVNNRVIYEKDQRQQSIASITKLMTVMVYLEWHRDHSGVPFDQLNLTYSASDNVGSGESSIDMSSGDVIAADEAMKAVLIASANNVTKTLARSTGMSTSEFAARMNDAARRLGMSNTHFVEPTGIDAGNVSTPADVVKLVNYILNRNGVRLMTVSASDAISANTGTNHERIITLHSTNHILGSGLPIFGGKTGYLGTGHASFALKFVDGAKQRVVVILGSENGNTRNDDMLRLGRWAMEQ from the coding sequence ATGTTACGACGAAGTATTACCTCACTCCTAGTTGCCGCAATGCTTTTTTCGCTAGTACCTGGCTTAGGTCTAGCCCAAGAGCAGAATGAAGATATGATTCGCTTGCAGCTTGATCAGGCAACGGTTGAGCGGGGCTATACACTACACACCCCGTCAGACGAGCTTATCATGGGAATTTTTCCAGGTGTGGTACATCGTCCAGCTCGGGTCACTATGCGCAAAGGCTTGGCAGAAGATGCTATGGAGGCGCCCGAGGGCATGCATCGCGTGAGTGAAATTTATGAGTTTGACATTTTAACTGACCCCATCCAGATTTTTGGCCGAGATGTTATTTTGGCACTTAAGTATCACTCTGATACTAATCATAAGCGCCGAGCATTTTTCTGGGACGGTAATCGCACTCGCTGGATTCCACTGAGTTCTTATGATGTGCCAGATCAGCAGCGAGTCCGTGCTTTTACGCATCTTCCGTATTCTAAAATCGCAATTTTTGAAGAAGGCGGCGTCCAAGAGGGTATAGCGAGCTGGTATCGTGATAGTCAGCACCCACTTACCGCATCCTCAAATGACTATGCCCTAGGCACAAAGGTGAGGGTGACAAACATTGATAATGGTACTTCAGTCGATGTAACCATTCGTTCACGCGGGCCCTATGTTGATGGTCGAATTATTGACTTAACCTACGATGCCTTTGATGTGATCGCCAATCCAGGGATTGGTGTTATTCATGTGCGCGTTGAAGCGGTTGACAGTATTGCTGAGGAGCAAGGGCAAGAGCCGAGCAGCTCTGCACCTGCTATTAGCGCCAGCTCTGCCATTGTGTTTGATCCGGTAAATAATCGAGTTATCTACGAGAAGGATCAACGACAGCAGTCAATTGCAAGCATTACAAAGCTTATGACTGTCATGGTATATCTTGAGTGGCACCGTGATCACTCCGGCGTACCCTTTGATCAGTTAAACCTTACCTACAGTGCGAGCGATAATGTTGGCTCAGGAGAAAGCTCGATTGATATGAGCTCGGGCGATGTCATTGCCGCGGACGAAGCAATGAAGGCCGTATTAATTGCTTCTGCTAATAATGTGACGAAAACTCTGGCACGCTCAACTGGTATGTCGACGAGCGAATTCGCTGCACGTATGAATGACGCTGCTCGACGCCTCGGTATGTCAAACACGCACTTTGTTGAACCAACTGGCATTGACGCAGGTAACGTCTCTACACCGGCCGACGTTGTAAAATTGGTAAATTATATTCTCAACCGTAATGGCGTCCGATTAATGACCGTAAGTGCCTCGGATGCTATTAGTGCAAACACTGGTACTAACCACGAAAGAATAATTACGCTTCATAGTACTAACCATATCCTCGGCAGTGGTCTACCAATTTTTGGTGGAAAAACCGGCTATCTAGGAACTGGACACGCCTCTTTTGCTCTAAAGTTTGTTGATGGAGCAAAGCAACGTGTAGTGGTTATCTTAGGTTCAGAAAACGGAAATACGCGCAATGATGACATGTTGCGCTTAGGTCGTTGGGCAATGGAGCAATAA
- the ftsE gene encoding cell division ATP-binding protein FtsE: MIRFENVTKIYPNGGVGIQDVNLHIEPGEFVSIVGQSGSGKSTITKLIIAELRPTKGKVVIGGWDITKISQSEIPLLRRQIGVVFQDFKLLPKRTLFENVAFALEVSGASRKNIDTIVPQVFKIVGLEQKMDRYPHQVSGGEQQRTVIARSLVHRPKILVADEPTGNLDSINAQEIISLLKKINEFGTTVLLVTHNREIVNTLRKRVITIDQGHMVMDQKAGKYLL, encoded by the coding sequence ATGATTCGTTTCGAAAACGTTACAAAAATATATCCCAATGGTGGTGTAGGTATCCAGGATGTAAATTTACACATCGAGCCTGGTGAATTTGTTTCTATTGTAGGTCAATCAGGATCAGGTAAGTCAACCATCACTAAACTTATTATTGCCGAGCTTCGCCCAACGAAAGGCAAAGTGGTTATTGGTGGTTGGGATATTACGAAAATTAGTCAATCAGAAATTCCTCTGCTTCGTCGTCAAATCGGAGTTGTTTTCCAGGATTTTAAATTACTTCCCAAACGTACATTATTTGAAAATGTTGCTTTTGCTTTAGAAGTGTCTGGTGCAAGTAGGAAGAATATTGACACCATCGTCCCTCAAGTATTTAAAATTGTTGGATTAGAGCAAAAGATGGACCGCTACCCACATCAAGTATCAGGTGGAGAGCAGCAGCGTACTGTTATTGCTCGTTCACTTGTGCATCGTCCGAAGATATTGGTTGCTGACGAGCCAACGGGAAATCTTGATTCAATTAACGCTCAGGAAATTATCAGCCTACTGAAGAAGATTAATGAGTTTGGGACAACTGTGCTGCTAGTGACTCACAATAGAGAAATCGTAAACACTTTACGTAAACGCGTTATTACTATTGACCAAGGCCATATGGTGATGGACCAGAAGGCCGGGAAGTATCTCCTGTAA